GTAGCTTCGTGGGGCAGTCCAGGGTCCGGCCCGGCTGTCGACCGCCGCGGGATGCCGGGCATGGCGTGCCGGACGTGGTGTGCCGGACGTGGTGTTCGGGCCGTGGTGCGGGACACGGTGTGATCCGGGAGTCGCGCGCCGGCGGTCGCGCGCCGGCGGATGTCGGATGTCGGGCGCCGTGGCCGGGTGGCGGTGGCGGCCCGTGATCGGCGACGGGACGCCGACTGCGGGCAGCCGGTCACGGGCGCTCGGCGGCTCGGGGCGGATCGGCTCGGGGCGGATCGGCTCGGGTTGGCCGGGGCCGGGTGGCCGGCTCGGGATGGCCGGGGCCGAGGCGGGCTCGCGCAGTGCGCGGCTTCCGCCGGTTCCGTGGCGGAACGACAGAAACGCATGAGGGCCCGACCTCAAGAAGAGATCGGGCCCTCATGTTCTGGGGTGAGTGACGGGACTTGAACCCGCGGCCACCTGGACCACAACCAGGTGCTCTACCAACTGAGCTACACCCACCATCTGTCCGGGGCGTTCCCGCTCCGACAGGAAGAACTCTACAGGATCCGGAAGGGTGCTCGCGCCAGGGTTTCGAGCGCACCCCGGGCCCGCCCGAGCGGTGCCGGTTGCGCGGGTGGACGCCGCCGGCGACTGTCCCTCGCGCAACCGGTCATTCGGTGGGCAGCTGGTACTTGGCCGCGATCGCCCGCGCGGTGTCGGTGTCGGGCCCGGGCTGCTCGACGAACACCGCCTCGCGGTAGTAGCGCAGTTCGGCGATGCTCTCGCGGATGTCGGCGAGAGCGCGGTGGCTGCCGCCCTTCTGCGGGCTGTTGTAGTAGGCCCGGGGGAACCAGCGCCGGGACAGCTCCTTGATCGAGGAGACGTCCACGATCCGGTAGTGGAGGTGCCCTTCGAGCGCGGGCATGTCCCGAGCCAGGAAGCCCCGGTCGGTGGCCACCGAGTTCCCGCAGAGCGGGGTCCTGCCGGCCTCCGGCACGTGCTCGCGGATGTACGCGAGCACCAGTGCCTCGGCCTCGGCCAGGGTCACCCCGTTCTCCAGCTCGTCCAGCAGACCGGAGGAGGTGTGCATGGTGCGCACCACCTCCGGCATGTTCGCCACGGCCTCGGCGGGCGGGCGGATGATGACGTCGACGCCATCGCCGAGGATGTTCAGCTCGGAGTCCGTCACCAGCGCCGCGACCTCCACCAGGGCGTCCCGGTCGAGGTCGAGCCCGGTCATTTCACAGTCGATCCATACCAAGCGGTCATTCACGTCACTCACCCTACGGCGCGATCACGCGCCGCGGGCATCGGAGAGCCGGTCCGGGACGTGGCGCCGCCGATCTCGTCGTCGGGCGGCGAGGCCGGCGAGGGCACGCGGTCGGTCGTCGGGCCGCGGTCCTCGGCGTTGTGATCGTTGATGCCGTGATCGTCGTCGGCACGGCTCGTTCGCCCGAGGCGCCCGTCGGCGGGGCGGCCGGGCGAGGGGTGACCGGGCGAGGGGTGACCCGCGCCGGAGTGGCTGCCGGTGCCCGGAGCCGGCGTCGCCGGGATTCCCGGCGCGCCGGAGCCGCCCTGGGCACGGGTCGTCCCGCGATCCGGTGCGGACCGGTCGGACGACGCGCGCTCCGCCGGCCCGCGACCCGCTCGGTGGCCCTGGCCCGCTCCCTGCCCGCGGGCGCCCGGCTGGGGCTGGCCGTCCTCGGTCGGGGCGTGCTCGACCGTCCGGGCAGTCCGCGGACCCGCGGGACCGGCCTGGGAGGGCACCAGCGGCCTGCCGCCGCCGCGGCCGGACGCGGGTTGCGCCGGATGGGGCTGGTACGGCTGGCGGGTGTGCTGCCCCTGGTGCGGGCCCGGGGGCGCGCTCTGCTGGGCGCCAGCATGGGCCTGATGGCCCGTGGCGCCCGGTCCGGAGGCATGGCTCTGCCCGGCCGTGCCGCCCGCGGCCGCCGAGTGCCCGGGGGCACCTTGGCCACCCTGGCCGCCAGGTCCGCTCTGGCCCGGCTGCCAGCCCTGCCCGAACTGGCCGGACGCCGCGAACTGGCCCGAGGGCCCGCCCGGTGAGCCGGGGAAGCGCTCGGTCGGCTGCGGCGCGGTCTGCGCCGCTCCCGCCGTCCCGGGGCGCCGGGCCCGGTAGCTCGTCCGGTAGGCCGCGGGGGAGACGCCCAGCTGGCGACGGAAGTGGCCGCGCAGCGCCACCGGTGAGCGGAAGCCGCACCGACGCGCGACGTCGTCCACCGACAGCTCCGAGGTCTCCAGCAGGCGCTGGGCCTGCAGCACCCGCTGAGTGATCAGCCACTGCAGTGGTGCGCTGCCGGTGAGGGTCCGGAACCGGCGGTCGAAGGTGCGCCGGCTCATGTAGGCACGCGCCGCCAGCACCTCGACGTCGAACTGCTGGTTGAGGTTCTCCAGCGCCCAGGTGACCACCTCGGCGAGCGGATCGTTGCCGATCTCTTCAGGTAAAGACTGGTCGATGTACTGGGCCTGTCCGCCGCCGCTGCGCCGACTGGGCACCACCAGGCGGCGGGCCAGCGCGTTGGCGGCCTCGGCGCCGTGGTCGCTGCGGACGACGTGCAGGCAGAGGTCGATCCCGGCGGCGGTGCCGGCCGAGGTGAGCACGTCGCCGTCGTCCACGAAGAGTTCGCGGGGGTCGACGTGCACGCGCGGGTAGCGCTTGGCCAGAGTCGGCGCGTACATCCAGTGGGTGGTGGCCGGTCGGCCGTCGAGCAGGCCGGCCGCGGCGAGGACGAAGGCGCCGGTGCACAGGCCGATGATGCGTGCGCCCTCGTGGTGCGCCTTGCGCAGGGCGGCGATGGCCTCCACGGGCGGCGGCTGCGAGATCGAGCGCCAGGCCGGAACGACGATGGTGCCGGCCCGGGAGAGCGCCTCCAGGCCGTACGGGGCCGTCAGCGTGAGACCGCCGGTGGTGGGGAGGGGACCGTCCTCCCCGGCGCAGACCAGCAGACGGTAGCGGGGCACCCCGGCGTCCTGCCGGTCGACGCCGAAGACGGAGAGCGGGATCGAGCTCTCGAAGATCGGTGCGCCCCCGAAGATCAGTACGGCCACTGTTTCGCGGCGCCGGCGCCCGGAGAGCTTGCGCGGCGACCCCGAGAGCGCGGGGGCCGACGTCGTCGCCGTGCTCGAAGCCGGTGTGGCCGACAGGGCGCCGGCGGCTGCCTGGCCGGCCACCGAGAGGCCCGACGCCGGCGGGCCGGTCACCGCCGCGGCGGCTGCCATCGCCGCCGCTGTCATCGGGCCTGACGGACCACCGGTCACCGCTGCGCCGGCTCCGGCGGACGAGCCCGCGGGAACACCGGCGAAGGGGCCGGAGGTCTGACCGTGGCCCTGCGTCGAGGTGGGACCGGACGGTGCGGAGCGGCCGGAGGGTTGAACCGCGGTCCGGAACGCCGTGGCGAGCGAGTGAGCTGCGACCTGCGCCACCGTCAGCGCCTGTCCGCCGTGGCCGGATCGGCCCGGTGTGGCTCGAAGGGCCTCGGTGGCCTCACGGTCGCGCGGTGCCTGTTCGGCGGCGCGCGAGGCGGCTCCTGAGAGGGAGGCGGCAGTGGAGGCTGAGGTGTCGTTCTTTCTAGACACCTGATCCATGCGACCGGCCACGGCCTGGCCGTTGTCAGGACCTGCGTCGCTCCTGCTCACCCTGCTCAAGGCGCTCAAGCCCCCTCGGTGGTGTGGTGTGGTGCTGCGGCACTGCTGGCCAAGATCGAATCTACTGGGTGGACCGTTGCTGTTGTGACAAGTTCACCATTCGACGCTATGTCGACATGGCAATTTGGCGTGATGCATTCGATCACGAAGCGTGGCACCCGTCGACCCTTCTGGGAAGGGGGCAGGTTCAACGGTGGCTTGTTGTCGCAGGGCCCGTCCACGGGCGTCGCGCCTCGCTGGACCCGGTCGGCGGGTCTGGGCTGCGACTTTGCCCAAGCCGGATGCTCCCGCACGAGATTGACCGAAAATCGGCGGTCTGCGCGAGGGGCGCGCGTTGAAGGAACGTGCGCCCACCACACCCCTTCTGGGCAGCGCCGGCAGCCCGGAGGTCCTCGCCGCGCCGCCCGGCTATGGTCCACTCGTGGAGATGCGCAGCCGCCTCGAACAGGCCAACGACAACGCCGCCGGCTTCTGGCTCGCCCAGGCCCGGGTGCACGGCTGGGAGCAGCTTCGGCGTCCGGGCTTCACCGCTGTCCGGTGCGCGCGGGACAGCGCTGACGCCCATCGTGTGGTGGTGACCCGGCCGTACGGGGAAGCGGGTCTTCTGGAAGCCGAGTTGGACGAGCTTCTGCGGACGTGGGGAACGACACAGCTGTGCCTGGAGGATCCCTATGGGCACCTCGACCTCTCCCGTTTCGGCTGTGTCCACGGGTTGGCCATGGCGGTGATGACCCGACCGGGTGTCATCCCATCCGGCGGGGAGCGAGCCGGTCGGGTCGCCGGCCTGAGCGGGCTCCCCTCGTACGGGGTGGAACTGACAGTAAGTGAGGTGTTGGACGCCGGCGAGCTGGCCGCGATGGAGCGGACCGTCGTCGAGGGGTTTCCGATTCCCGCACGTCAACCGTGGGTCAGTGGTGGGATGCTACCCCTGGGCCTGCTGGGCGAGACGGGGCTGCGGGCTTGGCTGGCCCGGGTGGCCGGCCGGCCCGCCGGCGGCTGCCTGACGTACGACGACGGTGACACGGTGGGCGTCTACTGGGTCACCACTCTGGCCGAGCACCGCTCCAGAGGTGTCGCCCGGGCGCTGCTGGAGACGGCGTTGGCAGCGCAGCCGGACAGGCCGGCGACGCTGGTCGCCACCCTGCTCGGCGAGCCGCTCTACCGGAAGCTCGGCTTCGTCGAGCAGGGACTGACCCGTTGGTGGGGCTATCCGGCGGCGCCCGGGGCGAGGTAGTCGACGACGGGTTCACGGAGGGGCGGCACGCCGGCTGCCGTGGACGGAGCGGTGGATGATCCAGGCAGCTGGTACGGGCCGGTGAGCTGAGTCGCTCGGGAGATCGCTGAAAGCTTGGCCGACGGGCCCGACGGGCCCGACGGGCCCGTCGGAGCCGTCGGAGCCGTCGGACCTGTTGGGCCTGTTGGAGCCACGGCAGCAGTTGCACCGGTCGGAGCGGGCTGGACGGCCGAATCCGCGGAGCTGATGGGGCTGACGGAGCTGATGGACGCCGAGCGCGGCGCCAGGCTCGATGCGGGCACGGCGAAGTGGGTGCGTAGCCTCGGCTTGGGGGTGTGCGCCTCCAGTGGAGTCTGGGCGGGTACGGGCCCGGCCATCTCCGGCGAAGCGCCGGCATACAGGTTTCGGACAACCGGGGTGCCGTCCGCGCACGGCGCCTCGACTGCGTCCGGAATCCCCTCCGGGTCGGGGTCGGGGGCAGCGGATGTCCTGTTGATGGTCGGCGGGAGCGCACGTTCGCTGGCGGATGCCGTCGGCCGGCGGGAAGGGCCCCCGCTGCGGGCACCGGCGCGTGGAGTCGGCGCGTTGCGCGCCGACAGGACCAGGCCGATGGCCTCGGTCAGTCCGGCGGCGCTGAGTGTGGGGCGGTATCCAGGCTCGGACCAGGGGCGGCCGTGGTGCAGCCACACGCTGCGCAGCCCGGTGAGTTCGGCGCCCGCGATGTCGGCGGGGGCGTAGTCGCCGATCATCCAGGTGTTCGCCGTCCAGTCACCGGTGGGTGCCACGCCGCAACGCCGGGCTGCGATCTCGAAGATCAGGGGATCCGGTTTGATGCACTCGGCCTCCTCGGAGATGACCCAACCGTCCACCAGCGACCCGAGGCCGGTGCGTCGGATCTTCTCCAGCTGTGGCCGGGTGCCGCCGTTGCTGACGATGCCGAGCGTCCAGCCGGCGCTCCGGGCCGCCCGAAGGGCGTCGATGTGACGTGTGGGGCAGCTGATGTGGGAGTTGATGCCGCGTCGATAGTGGGCCAACAGATAGTCGAAGGAGTGGTCGAGCCCGTAGCGGCGCCGGGCCGCCGACAGTACGGTGCTGCGCGGTACGTAGCCGCCGCCGTCGATGGTGACGAGCCAGTCGATTTCGGTGAGTGGAAGGCCGAGTTCGGTCAGAAAGTCCTGGGCCCAGGCACGGAAGGCCGCGTCCCGCGGCAGCAGGGTGTTGTCGAGGTCGAGCAGGAGCAGCGGCATGGCCAGCATGCTGCCAGCGCCATTGGATATGCACCTGGCAATTGCCAATCGACGTCCCGAACCCGATCGAAATGGCTGAAACGGATGCATTGGGTGCGATCTGCTCGAAAGGACGGTCGAACCGCCGGGTGGCCGCCCGCTGCCCGGCAGGCAGGGGAGCTCGACGAGACGGCGTCGCACTGATCTGATCCAGGCCGGCAGGGCCCGGTCGGGGTGGGGCGGGCCCGGCCGGCCTGGGGCGGGGCCGGGCACGACGGGTTGCTGCGGACTCCGCCGGTCGGGCCCGGCTCGGAGGGCTGGTGTCGGGGGCGCGCGGCCGCGTGGGCCGGGAGTGATCGAGCGGTGGGGGTCGGCCAGGGTGGCTGAGAGGCGGTCGAGGGGTGGCTGAATCGACGGAGGGAGCTGTCGATCGATGACAGTCCGATTACGGTCTGTGCCCGGGCTGTTGCGCTGCCGCGCCTCCTGGGTCAAGCTCCAGGGAATCTCTTGTCGTACGGGAGTGCGACTGCCTGGGGGAGGGGCGCGCAAGTGGTTGCTGCGCGCCGCTTCCATTTGCGGTAATTGGTCGTCCG
The sequence above is drawn from the Kitasatospora sp. NBC_00315 genome and encodes:
- the orn gene encoding oligoribonuclease, producing the protein MNDRLVWIDCEMTGLDLDRDALVEVAALVTDSELNILGDGVDVIIRPPAEAVANMPEVVRTMHTSSGLLDELENGVTLAEAEALVLAYIREHVPEAGRTPLCGNSVATDRGFLARDMPALEGHLHYRIVDVSSIKELSRRWFPRAYYNSPQKGGSHRALADIRESIAELRYYREAVFVEQPGPDTDTARAIAAKYQLPTE
- a CDS encoding GNAT family N-acetyltransferase produces the protein MRSRLEQANDNAAGFWLAQARVHGWEQLRRPGFTAVRCARDSADAHRVVVTRPYGEAGLLEAELDELLRTWGTTQLCLEDPYGHLDLSRFGCVHGLAMAVMTRPGVIPSGGERAGRVAGLSGLPSYGVELTVSEVLDAGELAAMERTVVEGFPIPARQPWVSGGMLPLGLLGETGLRAWLARVAGRPAGGCLTYDDGDTVGVYWVTTLAEHRSRGVARALLETALAAQPDRPATLVATLLGEPLYRKLGFVEQGLTRWWGYPAAPGAR
- a CDS encoding HAD family hydrolase; its protein translation is MHPFQPFRSGSGRRLAIARCISNGAGSMLAMPLLLLDLDNTLLPRDAAFRAWAQDFLTELGLPLTEIDWLVTIDGGGYVPRSTVLSAARRRYGLDHSFDYLLAHYRRGINSHISCPTRHIDALRAARSAGWTLGIVSNGGTRPQLEKIRRTGLGSLVDGWVISEEAECIKPDPLIFEIAARRCGVAPTGDWTANTWMIGDYAPADIAGAELTGLRSVWLHHGRPWSEPGYRPTLSAAGLTEAIGLVLSARNAPTPRAGARSGGPSRRPTASASERALPPTINRTSAAPDPDPEGIPDAVEAPCADGTPVVRNLYAGASPEMAGPVPAQTPLEAHTPKPRLRTHFAVPASSLAPRSASISSVSPISSADSAVQPAPTGATAAVAPTGPTGPTAPTAPTGPSGPSGPSAKLSAISRATQLTGPYQLPGSSTAPSTAAGVPPLREPVVDYLAPGAAG